Within Parabacteroides pacaensis, the genomic segment GGTTCTGGATCGATAAATCTATCGGGCACATAGTTAATATCTCCGCAAAAGTTTACACTAGAAATCCCACTGTCTCCGCTATTTCCACTGTTTCCGCTATTTCCACTGTTTCCGCTGCTACCACTACTTGTACTACCACTTCCTTGTGCTAATACATTAACGTGAAGAGTATTGGCAGATAGTATTCCATACTCTAAAAATGCATAATGCAAATTTGCTACTAGGATAAAAGCAATAGCTATTAATCCTATTATAACTTTTAGTTTGATGTTTTTTATGTCTTTCATTTTTTGATTTTTTTAATGTGTTATTACTTTTACCTGGGTTCTTATCTTACAAGTAGAGCAGGATTACTTGCCGTAACATCAATATATGAATATTAGGTTCTAAGATGATTGTACCGTATCTCTAGAGAAACATGATTTTATTTCTATTAGATTTAACATCCTAACAATTTTATAGATCACAATAAAATGAATTTAGCAGTTGGCGTTTTCAACCTATTTTTTCCTTTAATATGCTTCCTCTCTACTTAAACAAATTCACCCTCTCTATAAAAAAGGAATAAAATGAGCATTTAATCGCTCCAACAATTAACGTACGCAATTTAAGAAGAATATTTTAGAAAACAATACTTAGAAGCAAAAAAATTGATTATTCTTTATTTTTATGGACTAAAAAATAGAAAAAGCCAATTATTTCGTAAAAAGGGAATGAGTCTTCTATGGTTTTCAGGAATTTCCTCCATTAAAACAAAATTTTTTTTTATAAAAGAGTGTAATATAGCTACTTCTTTTTCCATATAAGCTTTCTACCATGCTGTTCAAAGCTTCAACAATCCTATCATTCTGTCATCCTTTTAAAAAGTAAAAGGATGCAATAATGACAAATTTTCGTCTCTGTCTGTCATGCCTAACAAAGAAAGCGTTTCCGTTCAAAGAAAAGCACTCTTCTTGATCAGATATGTCTTACCCTGCAGGTATGAATAAAAAGAACGGTATGTTTTTGTCATAAATAACAGAAGGACAGCAGTTAAGAGCATATTTTCCTTCTGCTGTCCTTCCTGTTTGGCTGTAACACGCTTAATTCTAGCTATCAAACCTATTTATAATAATAATTATTTTTCATTTCGTTGATTGTTTCATGTAGTAAACAATTAAAATGGGATTATCTTCTTCAATATTATAATTAGCCATCAATTCGCGAATCTGTTTCGGATAATCCTTGTTGCTGGTTTTAATATAATCTTGATAATAAGTAAGCTCTTCCTGACTAAGGACTTTAATTAATTTGTTTTCATTTATAGAGGAAGATTTCATGAAGTGTAAGTAAGAGTCATCTACTTCTAAAACGTGAAACGTTTCCTTTTTATCTTTATCCAAAATATAAAAGTCTGAATTGAAACGAAAAGCTACCATAATATACCGGTCCGTTTCAAAAAGTTCGGTAAAACCGGGAGAATATCTTTTATCTTGCCATACTTCAACTAAAGCTCTAAAGGGGTCATGCTCACATGGTTTTCCTTTAAAATAAGTTGGTGGAATATTAGGTTTTCCTGTCTTAATTAATAAAGAAGGCTGATCTTTACCATCCTGATAGGTGTAAATTGTGTCTGAGAACAGTAAAACATGATGTAACTCGTTACCTACAAAGCTAAAAGGATGCCCCATCACATCCGCTCCCATCTGTTGAACTATTTTAATGGGATAAGGCATCCATTTATCCATGATAGAATAATCTTTTGCGGAAAGTTTATAATACATCATATCATTGAAATGTGAAACACCAAAATGACAATAAAAATAGCCACCTGCACATATTGATTTTTTAAGATTTGCAAGTACCTGTTGTCCATGCTTAACTGTTTGTAAAAACTTTCCCTGCAGGTTATACTCATGAACAGCTAATCTGGAAGGATCGAATATCCCAATTCTATTTTCTTTTCCATTTAGAAAAAAAGAATTCATACTTACATATTCTCCAGCTCCATTTCCTTGTTTGCTAATATCAAATAAAAATTTTCCTTTAGAATCAAATACTCTTAATTTTTCTGTCTCTTGATGCTTGTCGTAAATATAATATCTATCATTATAAGTCTCTACCTGTACAATCTTATTGATAAGTACAGCATCTGAAGTTTCCAAAGGAATAAAAACACAACTATCCATAAACCGGGAATCATTATATGCCATTTTTTTAATGGTAGTTATCTTATCTTTAGGAATAAAGGTAAATCCCGCAATTTTTGGAGTAGGTGGTTTTTCTGCATAACCGGTTAACAGCATGCTTACGGATAAGATAGATAAAAGTACAATTTTGTTCATACATATAAATATTAAGGAGATAAATAATTAAAAACTTAAACATCTAGGAAATTTATATTTGCATAGCAGTCAAGCAAAATACTTTTGCCAAGTTTAATTTTCTAGCCTTAAAGCCACCCTTTGTTTATCGGAGATCCCGCGTCAAGCGCGGGATGACAGAGGGAGGGGAAAGGTGACCTGTGCTACGCCTTATTTATTTTGTTGATTGTTTCATATAGTAAATAATCAAAATGGGGTTATCTTCTTCAACATTATAGTTCGACATCAATTCGCGAATCTGTTTCGGATAATCCTTATTTCCATTTTTAATATTATTCTGATAATAAGAAATTTGTTCTTGATCTAAAACTTTAATCAATTTGTTACCGCATATCAATGAAGATTTCATAAAATCTAAATAAAATTCTTCTGCTGTTAAAATATGGAATGTTTTCTTCTTATCTTTATCTATAATATAAAAGTCATTGTTCAATCTAAATACTACCATAATATACCGATCCGTTTCAAAAAGTTCAGTAAAACCAGGAGAATATCTTTCATCTCGCCATATTTCAATGAAAGCATCATTTGGTTTATGTTCAAACGGTTTTCCTTTGAAGTAATCGGACGGAATATTAGGTTTGCCTGTCTCGATTAGCAAATAAGGTCGATCTTTTCCATCCTGGTAAGAATAAAGTGTATCCGAATATAAAGAAACATGATGTAACTCGTTACCGATAATGCTAAAAGGATGTTTTAATAGTGTTGCGCCCATTTGCTGTCCCTCTATTTTAACGGGATAAGGCATCCACTTATCAATAATAGAATAGTCTTTAGGCGAAAGCTTAAAGTAAATTATATCATTCCAAGAAGAAACATGAAAAAAGCAATAAATATAATCATTTACACATATCGTTTTACTGATACTTACAAATGATTCTTGACCATGCCGAATAGTCTGTAGAAATTTACCATTTAAATCATATTCATGGACAGCCAACCTCATAGGGTCAAAAATTCCCACCTTATTTTCCTTTCCATTCAGAAAAAAAGCATTCATAGCTCTATATTCTTTAGCACCATTCCCTTGTTTGCCAATATCAAATAAAAATTTACCTTTAGAATCAAATACTCTTAATTTTGTTGTCTCTCGATGCCTGTCGTAAATATAATATCTGTCATTATAACTCTCTATCTGTACGATCTCACTAATAAGCACGCTGTCAGATGTTTCTAAAGGAATAAAAACACAACTGTCAATAAACCGAGAATCATTATAAGCTATTTCTTTAATGGTAGTTATTTTATCTTTAGGAATAAAGGTCAATCCTGCAACTTTTTGAGTTGGCGATTTCTCTGCATAACCGGTTAACAGCATGCTTGCGGATAAGATAGATAAAAGTATAATTTTGTTCATATGTATAAATATTAAAGTGATAGATAATTAAAAACGTAAGTGTCCAGGAAATTTATATTTGCATAGTAAGCAAAATACTTTTGCCAAATTTAATTTTCCAACCTTAAAGCCGCCCTCTGTTTATCGGAGATCCCGCCTCAAGCGCGGGATGACAGAGGGAGGGAAAGGTGATCTGTATCATGCCTTATTCATTTTGTCGATTGTTTCATATAATAAACAACTAAAACGGGGTTATCTTCTTCCGCATTATAGTTCGATGCCAATTCACGAAGTTGGGGCGGATAATCGGTTTTTTTATCCTTAATAATAACTTCTTGATAAGAAGCAATATCTCCTTGATTAAAAACTCTAACCAACTTATTACCACATACCAGTGAAGAGTTCGTAAAATTTAAATAGAAGCCTTCCGTTTGTAAAATATGAAACGTTTCTTTTTTATCTTTATCCAGAATATAAAAATCAGGGTTAAAATCAAATTTTACCATAATATACCGATCCGTTTCAAAAAGTTCAGTAAAACCAGGAGAATATCTTTCATCTCGCCATATTTCAATGAAAGCATCATTGGGTTCATGTTCAAACGGTTTTTCCTTGAAATAATCAGACGGAATATTAGGTTTGCCTGTCTCGATTAGCAAATAAGGCCGATCTTTTCCATCCTGGTAAGAATAAAGTGTATCCGAATATAAAGAAATATGATGTAACTCGTTACCGATAATGCTAAAAGGATGTTTTAATAGTGTTGCGCCCATTTGTTGTCCCTCTATTTTCACGGGATAAGGCACCCACTTATCCATAATAGAATAGTCTTTAGGCGAAAGTTTAAAGTAAATTATATCATTCCAAGAAGAAACATCAAAAAAGCAGTAAATACAATCATTTGCACATATCGTTTTACTGATACTTACAAATGATTCTTGACCATGCCGGATAGTCTGCAAAAATTTACCATTTAAATCATATTCATGGACAGCCAACCTCATAGGGTCAAAAATTCCCACCTTATTTTCCTTTCCATTCAGAAAAAAAGCATTCATAGCTACATATTCTCCAGCCCCATTCCCATGTTTGCCAATATCAAACAAAAATTTGCCCTTAGAATCAAATACTCTTAATTTTCTTGTCTCCCGATGCCTGTCGTAAATATAATATCTGTCATTATAACTCTCTACCTGTACAATCTCATCAATAAGTGCAGCATCTGAAGTCTCTAAAGGAATAAAAACGCAACTGTCTATAAAACGAGAGTCATTATAGGGTATTTTTTCAATGGTAGTAATTTTATCTTTGGGGATAAAAATTAAATTAGGATCTTTCGGACGTTGCGATTCTTTCTTACAACCGATACATAAGATGCCTATAGATAAAAAGGTCAAAAAAATAGTTCGTTTCATACTGAATGAATTTTATGGATTTATTTATACTTTATTCCAATACCCACACACTTGTAGAGCTGGTGTTTTTGTTATAAACTTGACAAACGTATAATTCAATTTAGCCTATCTTATATTTTCAATGAGATGTTTTTCATTGTATGTTTAGATTTGGCAGCTAACTTTTCCCTGGGTTCTTTCTTACAAGTATGGCAGGGTTACTTGTCATAATATCCGGAAATAGAATATTATGTATAAGATAGTTCAATACCTTATTCCGATTCAAATAGGACTTTAATTCTCCATATTTATTACTTAAACAACATTTCAAGGGATGATAAACTGTTTGATCTGTTGAAGACTTTGTATTTAACCGACCTAACGAATCAACGCAGGCAAGTTAGAAAAAAAATTTTCAATTAACAAGATATAGAAGTAAAAAATATCTCCTGATAGTGTATTTTACATAACATAGAACTTATCTGTTAGTTTTATCTCTATTATCCTTGTTCTATCTTCCCATATTATAAGGTATCAAGAAATGGATAAGGGGTAAGAAAAAGTTTCTTTGGATAGAGGATGTACAAAAAAGAAATCAAATACAGAGCTACCGAGATAAAAGTAGTCGGAAGATTTATATCGGTTAATTGTTTTGGTAAATAGAAGTGTTTCAATTTATAAGGAAACTTTATCCCTTTTGTCCTTATGATTTAGGAGTTTCTTGCAGAAGATCTAATCGTCCACCGGCCGGTACGCGATCGTCCACCAGTTGATACACGATCGTCTACCGGCTGATGGACGATCGTGTATCAGTTGATGGACGATTAAATGTTTAGGATGTTTCATCTAAAACCTTATGAGGAAAGCTCTAATAGTACCTTATAAATTACCTAAAGATAAGTATGTGTGAATAATTAACTTATACCCCTTCCCAAGGGCGCCTTGTGTCGATGGGAGATCCTTCGCGATGCTCAGGATGACACGATGTTCAGGATGACAGAGATACCGATAATATAAAGTAAATAATAAAACTTACTTATATAACTACTTTTTAATTTGTGTGCCTTTTCAAAGGCACGGAAATTCAAGAGAAGAAGAGTGAGCCAATACTCGTATGATTTTATGACGGGTAGCCGGACAAAAGAACCCCTAAAATATATCCGTTACCGTAGGCAATACGATTTCTTTGGTCTGATTCTTTTGAATCGTCAGCGTATCCCGGTAAATCGTCGTACCTTCATACACCACTTTAATTTGCAACCTTCCCGGTTCCACTACACAACGATTGTCTTTGAAGGGAAATTTGGATACCATTGCAATAAAAGCCGGCTTTTTATTGATATACACCTCTACTCCGTCCGGGTAAACATCTTTAGGATTGGTAAATAACAAATAAGCTTTCGGTGGGGGTTTGGGAACATCCTTCTCATTATTCTTGATCAGGGAACAACCGCTTATTATCACACTCAATAGAACGAGTAAGTAAAATGCTTTTTTCATCGCTTTTGTTTTATTTGATTTGTACCTTATAACAGGGAATTACTCCGGTAAAAAATAATAACTAAAAAAAAGCCACCCCATTCCACATGGGGCGACTTTCCACAAAGTTAAACCAAAAGAGTATTATTTATTTTTATAGACTTATTCCCAATATCGTTTGTTATTGATTTCATATATAAAACATTTTATTCCGGGAAAAGTTTATAAATAGACGGAAAATTATACAAACGTCCCCTGATACGCTTCCACTTGCTTATTAGTTTAAAAATTAGTACGTTTGCATGTTATAATAGTGAGAATATGTCTGAAGAAAAAAATATATTGATCAAAGGAGCACGCATCAATAACTTAAAGAATATCGATGTGGAGATTCCAAGAGACAAATTAGTAGTGATCACCGGATTGTCCGGCTCCGGAAAATCTTCGCTGGCATTTGATACGCTTTATGCGGAAGGGCAACGCAGATATGTAGAAAGTCTATCGGCTTACGCCCGCCAATTCCTGGGGAGAATGAGTAAACCGGAGTGCGACTATATAAAAGGGATTCCTCCCGCTATTGCCATCGAACAGAAAGTAAATACCCGGAACCCCCGCAGCACGGTGGGAACTTCTACGGAGATTTACGAGTACCTGCGCCTATTGTTTGCACGGATAGGGAAAACAATCTCCCCGCTTTCGGGCGAAGTGGTAAAGAAACACCAAGTGAGCGATATTGTAAAAGAAGCCCTCTCTTACCCGGAAGGAACCAAATTTGCCGTTTATACCCCTGTAGTCCTTCCCGAAAACCGGGAAATGAAAGAACAACTGGAAATTTTGATGAAGGAAGGATATACGCGGGTAGAAATTAAGGGAACTATTTATCGCATTAATGACGTGATTTCCAATAAGGATCTGTTGGAAGAAAAAAATATAGAACTCTTAAT encodes:
- a CDS encoding 6-bladed beta-propeller encodes the protein MNKIVLLSILSVSMLLTGYAEKPPTPKIAGFTFIPKDKITTIKKMAYNDSRFMDSCVFIPLETSDAVLINKIVQVETYNDRYYIYDKHQETEKLRVFDSKGKFLFDISKQGNGAGEYVSMNSFFLNGKENRIGIFDPSRLAVHEYNLQGKFLQTVKHGQQVLANLKKSICAGGYFYCHFGVSHFNDMMYYKLSAKDYSIMDKWMPYPIKIVQQMGADVMGHPFSFVGNELHHVLLFSDTIYTYQDGKDQPSLLIKTGKPNIPPTYFKGKPCEHDPFRALVEVWQDKRYSPGFTELFETDRYIMVAFRFNSDFYILDKDKKETFHVLEVDDSYLHFMKSSSINENKLIKVLSQEELTYYQDYIKTSNKDYPKQIRELMANYNIEEDNPILIVYYMKQSTK
- a CDS encoding 6-bladed beta-propeller, producing MNKIILLSILSASMLLTGYAEKSPTQKVAGLTFIPKDKITTIKEIAYNDSRFIDSCVFIPLETSDSVLISEIVQIESYNDRYYIYDRHRETTKLRVFDSKGKFLFDIGKQGNGAKEYRAMNAFFLNGKENKVGIFDPMRLAVHEYDLNGKFLQTIRHGQESFVSISKTICVNDYIYCFFHVSSWNDIIYFKLSPKDYSIIDKWMPYPVKIEGQQMGATLLKHPFSIIGNELHHVSLYSDTLYSYQDGKDRPYLLIETGKPNIPSDYFKGKPFEHKPNDAFIEIWRDERYSPGFTELFETDRYIMVVFRLNNDFYIIDKDKKKTFHILTAEEFYLDFMKSSLICGNKLIKVLDQEQISYYQNNIKNGNKDYPKQIRELMSNYNVEEDNPILIIYYMKQSTK
- a CDS encoding 6-bladed beta-propeller, which translates into the protein MKRTIFLTFLSIGILCIGCKKESQRPKDPNLIFIPKDKITTIEKIPYNDSRFIDSCVFIPLETSDAALIDEIVQVESYNDRYYIYDRHRETRKLRVFDSKGKFLFDIGKHGNGAGEYVAMNAFFLNGKENKVGIFDPMRLAVHEYDLNGKFLQTIRHGQESFVSISKTICANDCIYCFFDVSSWNDIIYFKLSPKDYSIMDKWVPYPVKIEGQQMGATLLKHPFSIIGNELHHISLYSDTLYSYQDGKDRPYLLIETGKPNIPSDYFKEKPFEHEPNDAFIEIWRDERYSPGFTELFETDRYIMVKFDFNPDFYILDKDKKETFHILQTEGFYLNFTNSSLVCGNKLVRVFNQGDIASYQEVIIKDKKTDYPPQLRELASNYNAEEDNPVLVVYYMKQSTK